The following coding sequences lie in one Tichowtungia aerotolerans genomic window:
- a CDS encoding SO_0444 family Cu/Zn efflux transporter encodes MAIMAPYLLLGFLVAGILAAFVPVTFIETHLGKRGFKQIIKASLLGVPIPLCSCSVIPLSASLSKHGATRGATVSFLTSTPQTGVDSIAATWGLLGPLFAVFRTVVAFITGCICGASVEAFSSAQDESPHEACDEHCPSCNPVPKTVRWKQVFTYGFGTLPRDIGRALLIGILVSGLLGALVPEDLFTRYLNSEWLSMLAVMGLGIPLYVCSTGSIPIALAMIGAGLSPGAGLVFLITGPATNAATITTVFKSMGKKAVIIYLTTLAGCSLIAGWLLNRILSIDMVVDHVEHHATSAGIFEHICAAFLTALLIRSVLPRKKKCCSEPQH; translated from the coding sequence ATGGCAATAATGGCCCCTTATCTTCTGCTCGGATTCCTGGTTGCGGGAATCCTCGCAGCCTTTGTGCCGGTCACATTTATTGAAACCCATCTTGGCAAACGCGGATTTAAACAGATCATTAAAGCATCCCTGCTGGGGGTTCCGATTCCTCTCTGTTCCTGCAGTGTGATTCCGCTTTCCGCATCCCTGAGCAAACACGGTGCAACCCGCGGGGCGACGGTCTCATTTCTCACCTCCACTCCCCAGACGGGAGTGGACAGCATTGCCGCCACATGGGGATTGCTCGGACCGCTGTTTGCCGTTTTCCGAACAGTCGTCGCTTTTATTACCGGATGTATCTGCGGAGCTTCCGTCGAGGCTTTTTCATCTGCACAGGACGAATCTCCTCATGAGGCCTGCGATGAACATTGCCCATCCTGCAATCCAGTTCCCAAAACGGTTCGCTGGAAACAGGTGTTTACATACGGGTTTGGAACGCTCCCGCGCGATATCGGACGCGCACTGCTGATCGGAATTCTGGTTTCCGGCCTGCTGGGTGCACTGGTCCCGGAAGATCTGTTCACCCGCTATCTGAACTCGGAATGGCTTTCCATGCTGGCTGTGATGGGACTCGGCATTCCGCTTTATGTCTGCTCCACCGGATCGATTCCTATAGCATTAGCAATGATCGGAGCCGGTCTTTCTCCGGGGGCAGGATTGGTTTTTCTCATCACCGGACCGGCGACCAATGCCGCCACTATCACCACAGTTTTTAAATCCATGGGAAAAAAAGCAGTCATCATCTATCTGACCACACTGGCAGGATGCTCCTTGATTGCCGGATGGCTGCTCAATCGAATCTTATCCATCGATATGGTCGTTGATCATGTTGAGCATCACGCAACCAGCGCCGGGATCTTTGAGCACATCTGTGCTGCATTTCTTACTGCGCTTCTGATTCGGTCTGTTTTACCTCGAAAAAAGAAATGCTGCAGCGAACCTCAACATTAA
- a CDS encoding DUF523 domain-containing protein, producing the protein MSACLLGKKVRYDGGSLSVNNQVLERWISEGRIVSVCPEVEAGMSIPRKPAEIVDGSGNRVLDGKTDVVEKGGNMVSDGFIAGASVALELCKKFNIEIAILAESSPSCGSSLIYDGSFSGHRIPGMGVTAALLRRHGIQVFNQYEIADANKAIHATSA; encoded by the coding sequence ATGAGTGCCTGCCTTCTAGGGAAAAAGGTTCGATACGATGGCGGGAGCCTTTCAGTGAATAATCAGGTTTTAGAGAGGTGGATATCTGAAGGCCGGATTGTTTCCGTTTGCCCCGAAGTTGAAGCGGGAATGAGCATTCCAAGGAAACCTGCGGAGATTGTTGATGGAAGCGGGAACAGGGTATTAGACGGCAAAACCGATGTTGTTGAAAAGGGCGGCAATATGGTGAGCGATGGTTTTATTGCAGGTGCTTCTGTTGCCCTGGAATTGTGCAAAAAGTTTAATATTGAAATAGCAATACTGGCCGAGTCGAGTCCTTCTTGTGGAAGTTCATTGATCTATGACGGTAGCTTTTCAGGTCACCGAATTCCCGGCATGGGCGTTACAGCAGCGTTACTGCGCAGGCATGGTATTCAAGTGTTTAACCAGTATGAGATAGCAGATGCTAACAAGGCCATCCATGCGACAAGTGCGTAA
- a CDS encoding phosphoglycerate mutase family protein has protein sequence MCNIFDAAKQMQEKAWSVIEETSVVNHWSSIGATINLVGSLKTGLLINNRDIDFHIYTSPFKLSDSFLAMSKLAESKRIKSVSYSNLLESEDKCIEWHAIYEDQDGDSWKMDMIHILNESPFAGYFENVADRILKVLTPETRKAILRIKNAVPDDREVMSIQIYKAVIEDGIRDLDSFWRWEKKNPSEGIITWVP, from the coding sequence ATGTGCAATATATTTGATGCTGCAAAGCAAATGCAGGAAAAGGCATGGTCTGTCATTGAAGAAACCAGTGTGGTCAATCACTGGTCTTCAATTGGAGCGACGATTAATTTAGTGGGTTCTCTTAAGACCGGGTTGCTCATAAACAATCGGGATATTGATTTTCACATCTATACGAGTCCTTTCAAGCTTTCCGACAGCTTTCTCGCGATGTCTAAACTCGCAGAAAGCAAGCGAATCAAATCTGTTAGCTACTCGAACCTGCTTGAATCCGAAGATAAGTGTATTGAGTGGCATGCAATATATGAAGATCAAGATGGAGATTCTTGGAAAATGGATATGATTCACATTTTAAACGAATCTCCCTTCGCCGGTTATTTTGAAAATGTGGCTGACCGCATTTTGAAGGTTCTGACTCCAGAAACGCGCAAGGCAATTCTCCGGATAAAAAATGCTGTTCCAGATGATCGAGAAGTGATGTCGATCCAGATATATAAAGCTGTAATTGAAGATGGTATTCGTGATTTAGATTCGTTTTGGCGGTGGGAAAAAAAGAATCCAAGTGAAGGTATTATCACATGGGTACCGTGA